In Lactuca sativa cultivar Salinas chromosome 5, Lsat_Salinas_v11, whole genome shotgun sequence, the DNA window TTCAATTATAGGTTGTAAACAAAGGGAAGGGGAGACTGTTCGAGAATACTTTACAAGGTTCATAAATGCTACGCTGGATGTACCGGGGCATGACGAAGGGCTCATTGCTGGTGCTTTCACATGGGGACTCCTGCCTGGGCCCCTCTCACAAAAACTCATGGGAAAGAAGCCTCTAACACGAGCTGAGTTGAAAGAAAGAGTGGAGCGATAACTACGGCGGGAAGATGGTGAAGCAGCCAAGCAGGCCTACTTGAATGCTATGGCGACTAGACATCACCACCCAACCCACACAgattttcggggggggggggggggggggaagacaCTATAGCCAAGTAGGAAGACCACCGCCACGTTTCCGACCATTTATTAAAGACGACAGACGGGGTCGCCGCCCAGAAGTATATGCAGTGTCTGAGAAACAGCAGCCAGACAAGTCGCCTAAGAGTCGGTACTGTGAGTACCACAAAAGCAAAACGCATGATACAACTAGCTGTTCGGTACTAAAGAAGGAGATGGAGGAGAAACAACTTAAGGGAGACCTGGTGGAGGTGGCGCAAAGCCTACGCGCCAAATTCGAGGCTGAGAATGCCAAGGGTCCACCCCGCGAAGGAGTTCAGCCCaaggagatattcatgatatgCAGCAAAAGAAGTAGGGAAGAACAACGGGGCGAGCAAATCATTATTAAACCGTCAGCACGCGCGCTCACGTTCTCCATACAAGATCCCTGGTCGGATGGCTGGAAAGGTGACAACCCTCTGATAATACAGGCATCCATCAAAGACCTGACTATCCATAGGGTCTATGTCGACACCGGGAGTTCAGCAGACATCATCTATGAGCATTGTTTCCGGCTCCTTCCGGATCGCTGGAAAGACAATTTGCGACCTACGATGGGTAGGCTGGTGGGATTCACTGGCCACGGCCTGTGGCTGTTGGGCACGATCCACCTCCCCTTAACAATCACTAGCCACGACAAGCAGCGAAAGAAGACCGCCCTGATAGACTTTGTGGTCATTCGACACTCGGCAGAGCACAACATCATCTTAGGGAGGACTGCCCTCTTGAAGCTAGGGGTCGTACCTTCAACCATGCATGGGATCATGAAGTTCGACACACCAAAAGGCGAAGCCACGATTTTGGCCACCCCGCCCACGGAATTGCGGTGCTATACAATTATGAAGCCAGCAGAAATAACCAAAGGACCCAAGAGGCCCAGAGGCAATCCTACGAAGGGGAAGGAGGTAATCAATGAGGGATACCCTGACCAGCCGGTCAATGTTGGGAGCGACCTCCCAAGCCACACAAGAAGAGCACTGGTCGATCTGCTCAAACGCTACAAACATGTATTTGCTTGGACCCCCACGGATATGGTGGGGGTAGAAAGGAAGGTCATTGAACATAAGCTAATGATCAAACCAGAGGTAAAAGAGGTTAAGTAGAAGAAGAGGGTACAAGGAGGAGACCGTAACAGGGCGATCAATGCAGAAGTGTCTAAGTTGATGGAGGCCGGAATAGTAAGGGACGCGATGTTCCCAACGTGGATTGCAAACCCAATTATGGTCCGCAAGTAGGATGGGTCGtggcgcatgtgcatcgacttttCTGATCTAAACAAGGCATGCCCTAAGGATTGCTACCCACTCCCGAAAATCG includes these proteins:
- the LOC128134109 gene encoding uncharacterized protein LOC128134109, with product MLWRLDITTQPTQIFGGGGGGGRHYSQVGRPPPRFRPFIKDDRRGRRPEVYAVSEKQQPDKSPKSRYCEYHKSKTHDTTSCSVLKKEMEEKQLKGDLVEVAQSLRAKFEAENAKGPPREGVQPKEIFMICSKRSREEQRGEQIIIKPSARALTFSIQDPWSDGWKGDNPLIIQASIKDLTIHRVYVDTGSSADIIYEHCFRLLPDRWKDNLRPTMGRLVGFTGHGLWLLGTIHLPLTITSHDKQRKKTALIDFVVIRHSAEHNIILGRTALLKLGVVPSTMHGIMKFDTPKGEATILATPPTELRCYTIMKPAEITKGPKRPRGNPTKGKEVINEGYPDQPVNVGSDLPSHTRRALVDLLKRYKHVFAWTPTDMVGVERKVIEHKLMIKPEVKEVK